The nucleotide window ATCTATTTAATTTTGGAGACAGTATAACTGCACGAAAAATCCGAATAAAATTAATAGGAGTGAACATATATGGAATTACAATTAGCTTTAGATTTAGTCAATATTCCAGAAGCCATTGAATTGGTGAAAGAAGTGGAGGAGCATATCGATATCGTAGAAATCGGTACCCCAGTCGTAATCAACGAGGGTCTCCATGCAGTAAAGGCAGTAAAAGAAGCATTCCCTAATTTAAAGGTATTAGCAGACCTGAAAATCATGGACGCTGCTGGTTATGAAGTGATGAAAGCCTCTGAAGCAGGTGCTGATATTATTACGATTCTAGCCACAGCCGAAGATATGTCTATTCAAGGTGCTGTAGAAGAAGCGAAAAAACAAGGCAAAAAAATCCTTGTTGATATGATCGCTGTTAAAGATCTGGCTGCTCGAGCTAAAGAAGTCGATGCAATGGGTGTAGACTATATTTGTGTCCACACTGGCTACGATCTTCAAGCAGTAGGTAAAAACTCTTTCGAAGATTTGCAAACCATTAAAAGTGTTGTAAAAAATGCAAAAACTGCAATCGCAGGCGGCATTAAATTAGAAACACTTCCAGAAGTCATTAAAGTAAATCCAGATCTTGTCATTGTTGGCGGCGGTATTACAGGTCAAGCTGATAAAAAAGCTGCAGCAGCAAAAATGCAAGAAATGATCAAACAAGGGTAATTTCGAGCATGCATACGACACAATATTTAGCTAAGATCTTAAAAGAGTTGATCAGAACAACTGATCTCATTTCGAATGAAGAAGCTGAGAAATTAGTCAATGGGATTCTTGAAGCAAAGAAAGTGTTTATAGCTGGCGCAGGTAGATCTGGATTTATGGCCAAGTCATTTGCGATGCGAATGATGCATATGGGCATAGATGCTTATGTCCCAGGCGAAACGGTGACCCCTAACTTTGAGGAAGGTGACCTGATCATCTTCGCCTCTGGTTCAGGTGAAACAAAAAGCCTGGTCTCCATGGCTGAGAAAGCAAAAAGCTTAGGTGGAACTGTTGCAGCTTTAACCATTTTCCCTGATTCCACTATTGGAAAATTGGCAGATATGACAGTTAAATTACCCGGATCTCCTAAAGATCAATCGGAAGGTGATTATAAAACCATTCAGCCTATGGGCTCATTATTCGAGCAAACTCTTTTACTATTCTGCGACGCTCTCATTCTGAGGTTCATGGAGAAAAAGGGCTTAGATTCGAATAAGATGTATGGCAGACACGCCAATTTAGAATAAAACGCTGATTGTCTATGAGAGACCGCAAACTGTTCCATGCAAGATTGCGGTCTTTCTATTTAACTTTGTGTAAAAACCTTGTTCATAGGAGTGAAAAAATGAATTCATTAAATGGCAAAACTGCTTTAATTACTGGTGCAGGCAGAGGTATAGGACGAGCTACTGCTATCGCCTTAGCAAAAGAAGGGGTCAATTTAGGATTGCTTGGCTTGAATATGTCTAACCTTGAAAAGGTTGCGGCTGAACTAGCACAATTTGATGTGAAAGTTTCAATAGCAACAGGAGATGTTTCCAATCTCGAATCAGTTATTAATGCAGTTGAACATATTAAAGCTGATCACGAACCAATTGATATCCTCATTAACAATGCTGGAGTTGCCAAGTTTGGCGATTTCCTTGATTTAACTCCTGAAGAATGGGAGAAAATCATCCAAGTGAATTTAATGGGAGTTTATAATGCAACAAGAGCCGTACTTCCCGGCATGATTGAAAGAAAAACAGGTGATATTATCAATATCTCTTCCTCTGCCGGACAAAAAGGTGCTCCTGTAACAAGTGCTTACAGTGCTTCTAAATTCGCTGTTTTAGGACTAACAGAATCACTTATGCTCGAAGTAAGGAAGCACAACATCCGTGTAACAGCTTTTACACCAAGTACGGTTGTAACAGACCTTGCAATTGATACTAACCTTGTCAGCGGTAATGAAGATCATGTTATGCAGCCAGAAGACCTTGCTGAATTAATCGTAGCTGGCCTAAAATTAAATCAAAGGGTATTCGTTAAAACTGCCGGGCTTTGGTCAACCAATCCTTAATCTAAATGAATCAGATCCATTTGGATCTGCCTCTTTTTTATTCACACCATTAGCAGCCGCATCCGTCATTGGTGGTACATGGACATTACTCTCTCCAAATCACAAATCAACTCATTAATTTCATTTTGTGTCAGGTGTAAAGGCATTTGATCGTAAAGGATAATTATTTGCCCATCATCTTCATGCTGATGTTTTTTTAAATAATGATATATATTGTTTAACTGGTTTTCCTTAAGAACCGATTCTGTATTTAAACTTTTCACTTTCTGTAAAGAAAATTCATTCATGGAGGAATCAAATTCACCTGCAATTATTGTACCTTGCATATACATGCTCTCACTCCTCAAAATCAATATTTCTTAGTTTCCCCTCCAAATAAATACTAGATGCAAAATGTTAACAAAAGGGTTAAGGGAGCGAAATATAATTCACTCCCTCAACCCTTTTATCAGTATTAAAATATTAAAACAATGATTTGCTCACTTTACAGTGTTAGAACCTCCTCAGCTTGCGGACATTTGCTCCTGAAGGCTATCGGACCGAAGACTATATGCACCTACTTTATTTTTATATTTTTACTACATCAACGCAATCGTTATAACAATACAACCAAAACATAACATTCGTCTTGCCTCTGTGAGTTTGGATTATAATTGGAGTCTTATTGCTCTCTGGATTAAAATACAAATCCTCAATCCCCGGCCAAATATGATATTTCTCTAAAAATGTTACTTCGTTAAAAGAGTGAACGATTCAAGCTTTTTCACTGCCTTCCTTTTCTTTACCGCTGTTAAACACCATGATGCTTTCTTTATCTAACGTTGAATTCAGTTCAAATTTACTTAAAACTAACTCTACCGGACCTGATGGAAGACATATAATTACTATGTTAAATAAACTTAACAGAATAATTGGGATAATCCAGACCAGGTCAATTATATCCTCCCCTTGTGTTCTACATTTTCATGTTCATGCTGCTTTTGCACGTCATTTATATAGAGGAATAAGCATCTGACAACCGCATAATTAAACTTCTGAAATAAAAAAAGAATGCCTTATGATTGGCATTCTACTTTCTCGAGTCTTTGATTAATGAATTTCACTTATTCATTCTCAGTTATATTGGAGCTATAAGTTTTTTCTTTATTCATTTGAGTTTTGAATGTTATTTTAAAAGTTGTCCCATTATTCGATTTGCTTTTAACATCGACGCTCCCTTTATGGTTCTGAATAATTTTATAGCTCACCATAAGCCCTAAGCCATTTCCATCTTGCTTTGTTGTAAAAAAAGGCTCTCCAAGTTTTTTAACCTGATCGGATTCCATCCCTATACCGTTATCCTTTATTGTGATAGATATATTTTGGTCTGTCCTTTCGATCATAATGTCTATTTTGCCACCAGTAGGCATTGCCTCAATGGAATTTTTAATTATATTTAAAAATACTTGTTGCAATTGATTTTTTTCCCCATAAATCACTACATCTTCTGCCGGGAAATGGTATTTAATTTTCACATTTTTCATGATTGCTTCGGGCTCGATAAACTTAACAACACTGGTTACAATACTTTTTATATTACAATCACTGAAGTAAATCTGGTGAGGTTTTGCAAAGACCATGAATTCACTGACAATTAGATTGATACGATCAATTTCATCAAGGATCGTGCTTGCATAATTTGGCTCAATCTCATTAGCAGACAGAAGCTGTACAAATCCCCGAATGGTTGTTAACGGATTGCGTATTTCGTGGGCGAAGCCAGCTGCCAATTGTCCAATCATTGCAAGTTTCTCAGTTTTAAGCAATGTTTCTTCAGTTTTTCTTTTTTCAGTTATGTCATATTGAATTGAAATATGTTTATAACGCTCTCCATTTGAATCTACAAAGGGAACGATGGTTGTATCTAACCAATATTGCGTCCCATCCTTCGCTTGATTTAGAATATCCCCTTTCCAAACCTCTCCCCCTTGTATCGTCTCCCATATTTCATGAAAAAATGAAGGAGGATGAAAGTTAGAAGAGTATACATCATGTTTTTTCCCGAGCAATTCTTCCCTGGTATACTTATATAAATCGCAAAAATTGTCATTTGCATGCAAAATTTTATCTTCACGATCTGTAATAGCAAAAATGGTTGCTTCATTTAAGACTCTCTCTAAATCCGCCAGCTCTCTTAGTGTCATTTTTAAATCCTCTTTAGACTCATCTAAAGCAAGCTTAATGAACAACAATTCCTCATTGTAGATATTCAAAAGCGTTTTGGAAATAAGCTGGTAGGAGTATTCAATTATTTTAAGCACTTCAAAAAAGCTGCTTATGGAAATCCTATTTTGCAGCAATTCTTGTTCAAGCAAATCCATTATTGAGCAACGAGTCAGATAAACAAAATTGATTGATTGATCCAGGGAGGCTTTAGATTTGATTAATTTCAGGCCAAAGGATTCTACATAGGCTATTAAGTTATTTTTGTGTGTTTCATTCGGATTAATTAAAAACTGCCCTAAATGAATAAATAAGTTTTTCTCTGAAATCCTAGAAAAATCCATTTTGGTAAATATAGGATTATTAAAATTTTCTTCACCTATTTGCGTTTTGATTTTTTTAAAAGTATCTCCACTTAGTTCTTTAAACTTCCTGCCAATATACTCAATTTCTTTGTTCATCTTATACCTCACTAAAATTTTTTTACTTAATAAATAGATAAATCTTTTCAAAATACCTTTTAGCTAAACAAAATTACAATTTATTAGAGTACGAAACTGATTTCTTTTTAATTGCCGGATATCCATTTTTATCGATTTTGCCCTTAATTTCTTTAATCGTAAAATAACCATCTCTATTAAACCTTCTTCTACTAAGTGTCAGCTTGAAGTGCGCACAAGGTCCATCCTTCAAAAAAAACGCTATACTTCTTTCAATTATTTCTTCAACGATTGCGCACTAATCCTCCTTGAATAAATGTACACCAAAGTATAAGGACAAATTTTCAATAATTGGGTTCAAACAAAGATTTATCACAGAATTCTACCAAGTTTGATTAATATTGTATCTTATAGATAATATCTAACTTTTAGTGAGGCTCTGCGCCTTTAGGTCGCTTTGTGAGTATCTCTTCACCTTATGTTTTTCCATTGAATTCAACACAGCGTCACAGCATGAAACCATCCTTTGAACCAGGGTTATGGACTGATTTTCTATGTGTAACTCAGAAGATAAAATTTAAATAATACTCCAGTTCGTTTTTTTTGAACTTTTTTGATTTCTGGATAGCTTGAATAAAATCGTTTTTAGTAGGGATTGGAATAATTTACACCTTCCTTCATAAATGTATTATTTTTTTCCTATTCGATATATCCGCAATAATTCCTCTTTAGTCCTCCCAATTCTAATCTAAAAATAGATTTAACATAAAAAGCCAGTTAAGCGTCTTGGATTTAACGACACACAAAAAATGACCAGTTTGGTTCTTAGGATATTTGCCTCGAAAATCGGCAATCATAATCCTGAGACATAGTAATTCGACCTCTAGAACGGATTATTTTCTCAAGGGCAAGGTTCCCCGCAGAGATCTTGCCCCTCCGGCTTTTAACGTTAAAAGATAATGTATTTATTTACTTTTAATTGGAGTGATATATTAAATAAACTGATGTTTGAAAAATTCAGTATTATATTACTTTATACTAATCTCTTGTTTATTCGAAAGACCTCTGTTAGAATTCAAAAATCAACTTCATATGATCCTTATATAACTATGGAAATATGGTCCATAAGTCTCTACCCGGCAGCCGTAAAATGCCGGACTATAAGGAAAGTTAGAGCGCGACACGGGATACGTTTACCCTGGTGCATTCTCTTCTTTCTTTATAGATTGAGGGAATGCACCTTTTTTATTTCCATAACAAGAAGTCAGACATCTGACAATAATTAGGGTAGTCTATGAAGCAAATTTAAGGAGGTTAAATGGTGAATATTATATATGGTTTACTATCCCTAGTAGGATTGCTGTTTTTGGCTTGGCTTTTAAGTAAAAATAAAAAGTCAATCAAATGGCGTACGATTATTGTAGGTGTGGCGTTAGAAGGGATTTTCGTTTATTTTATGCTCAATGTTCCCCTTGGTCGCTGGGTTCTTACAAATACTGCAGAAGGCGTGCAAAACGTAATGAACTATAGCCAAGCAGGCATTGAATTCTTATTTGGTGGATTTTTTGCGGAAGGAACAAATGTAGGATTTGTTTTTGCGATTCAGGTGTTATCTGTTATCATTTTTATCTCTGCTTTGGTCTCAGTTCTGTATTATTTAAGAATCATCCCTATTGTTGTACGTGGACTCGGTTGGGTTGTTGGTAAAGTGTTTGGTACCACCCGTGTTGAATCTTTTAATACAGTTGCTAACACGATGTTGGGAGTGGCAGAAGCCCCGTTACTAATTAAGCCTTATCTGGCAAAACTGACACGTTCGGAATTGTTTACGGTTATGGTCGGAGGTACAGCTTCAGCAAGTGGTGCGATTCTTTTGTCATATGCTCAAATGGGTATTGATATTAAATATTTATTGATATCTGTTTTCTCTGTCCCTTTTGTCGCTATAGTCATGTCCAAAATCATGGAACCTGAAACAGAACAATCTGAAACGGCGGAAGATGTCAAAATGGTACAGGCAGAACACTCAAATATTTTTGAAGCTATTTCGGAAGGAGCTGTAAGTGGAGTAAAGCTTGCCGCTAATATTGGTGGTTTGCTTATTGCCTTTATCAGTCTATTGGCACTTACAGACGGCATTCTAGGCATCATCGGAATGGATTTAGCTACAATATTTGGTTATGTATTCTTTCCTTTTGCATTACTTGTCGGGATTCCTGTTGAAGATGCTTTCAAAGCTGCCTCCATTATCGGGACAAAGCTTGCAGCCAATGAACTTATTGCTTTCCAGGACCTGCTCAAATTTCAAGATCAACTAACTCCTCAAACAGTTGCGATTTTATCTGTTGCATTATGTAACTTCGCAAACCTGTCATCTATCGGACAATTAATTGTAGGCCTTGGTTCCTTGGCTCCTTCAAGGAAAAAACTAATTGCATCTCTGAGCTTTAAAGCTATTATCGCCGGTACAATGGCAAGCTTTATTACAGCGATCTTTGTAAATATGTTTATCTAACTAACCTTTGTAATTGTAATGATATCAATAAATTTCACTGAGTTTGTAATAAATCTATAAAACATCCTTTAGCTGCCTTTGTTAGGCAGCTTTTTTATGGATATGTTAGTTAATGATGTGAGTATAATCTAATCACTCAATTTATTTCTCTACACCTATACTGCCTCTTCGTTTAATAAGGAGTTCAACTAAAAGGTGTCTCAACTCCATAAAAAACAAAAATCCTAATCTCCCCTGTTGTACAAACCAGCACAGAATGCTTCTACAATGCAGTTTGTTTAAAACACTTGCACACGTAAAACAAGTTTTTTTACTTTTTCAAGTTTGATTCGATATCTCCATCTTAATACAAATCCCCCTTTCCAGGACCTCTAATGCAAAAAGAGGCAAATCTGTATCAAATAAAATAATTACTCAGTGCTAGATGAAGCTCGCTTTTCCAGATCCAGGAGCAGTGTCTTCATTTCTAATCCGCCCCGATAGCCAGTTAATGAGCCATTCTTTCCTATTACACGATGGCACGGTACAGCAATTAATACTGGATTAGCCGCAATAGCCGTACCTACAGCACGAACAGCTGTCGGTTTCTTTATATCATTTGCAATGTCGGAATAGGATTTAGTCTTCCCATAAGGAATGTCACAAAGTGCATTCCAGACTGCTAGCTGAAATTGCGTACCTACGTACTCAAATGGAACAGTAAAGGTATTCCGCTTTCCTTCTAGATACTGAGTGATTCCAAGGATATAAGGTTCAAGCTTTTCATCATCTTCAACAAGAGGACTTCCTGGAAAGCATTTCTTAGCCCATTCGAACAATTCCTCGAATGGGTTGTTCTGTGAACCTACAAACACAAGCCCCTTTGAAGTTGAAGCAATATAAAAATTCCAACCTTGAAACTTTAGTAAAGACCAATAAAGGGTTGGTTTAATCTTTGTTTCCATTGTACTTTCCCTCCATTTTATTCACTTGACGAAATAGTGCTGGTGTCTGTCCAGTTTTCTTTTTAAATAAAGTAATAAAATAAGGCGCGTTAGCCATACCCACATATGCGGCGATATCTCCAATCGCTTTATTTGTCTGGACCAAATACTTTTTAGCCGCGTTTACTCTAACTTGTTGTATATACTCAACCGGAGTAATGCCTTTAATTTTTTTAAATGTTCGATGCATATGATACGGACTCCCATGGCAAATATTTGCTAACGATTCTAGAGTTAATTTTTCTGAGAAATTTTTATCAATATATTCAGTAATAAAATCAACCCACTCGGTATCAGGCAGATATTCATTAGTGGGCTTGCAACGTTTACATGGGCGAAAATTTGCGCGGAGAGCTTGTTCTGCGTTTGGAAAAATGCATACATTTTCTTTTTTCGGAACGCGTGATTTACAGGATGGTTTACAGAATATTCCTGTCGACTTTACAGCGTAAAAAAATTCATTATTGTAAGCTGGATCATTATTTATAATTGCTTGCCACTTTACATCTGTTATCATATCTGTATCATTAAAAATTCTATGATCATGGCTCTCTTTATGTCCGTTATCCATACTATCCGGCATTTATCTCATCTCTCCTTATAATATAATCCTTATAAACTTCAGAAGGTACAATTCAAGGAATGAAATAGCAAACTATTGAAGTTAACTTTTATTTTGAATCATGAAAAATGATTCCAAGACCGTATCGTTCTCCAGAAGTTACTGTGCTTACTCCGTGACGAACTGTATTTTTGTAATATCCTTTTTTACCTAGAACAGGTCTATGGTTAGTAGGAAAAATTAGCGCACTGCCTTGTTCTAAAGTAATTACATGCCCCCTGCTTTGAGCACGGGGTATTTGTTCCACTAATAGAGATTCTCCACCGCAAAAGTCTTTATCTCGCTGATTTAATAAAAATACTACTTGAAACGGGAAAGATATGTCGCCATATAAATCCTGATGCAAACAATTAAACCCGCCTGTTTCATACTTTAATATTAAAGGTGTCGGTCTAGTTTGTTCGTATTCTTCACAGATGTTCAAGAAATCTTGAAGATGATCCGGAAACTGTTCTGTTTTCTTTAAATAACCCAACCATCGATTGGCTGTTTTGGATAATTTCCGATAAAATGACTCTCTTAAACTTTGGATGATTTCAGGTAGTGGATAGGAAAAATATTTGTACTCCCCACTCCCAAAACGATATCTGGTCATATTGATTGTCGTTCTGTATGACTCTTCCTCACAATACAATTCTATGAAGAATTGACATTCCTCTTTTGTTAAAATCGCAGGAAGCTTTGCAAATCCTTGCTCATCTAATTCATTTTGGATTGAATCCCAATTTAAGTTTTCGACACGTGATTTTATATCTCAGATCAAGTTTATACACCCCTATTCAGCATTCTTTATAACTAACACTATAACCTCAAAAATAGAAAAAAATAAGGTGTTTTGAATGTAATAGCAAGATAACAAAATTAGTAAAGATTATTATGTGATAAAGTAAATGTGAGTTTTCCTATAATTATTTTGTAATGGTATAGACAATCGTAATAAGATGAGGAGAATGAAGAAAATGACTTGGCATGAATTCAATGATGTTATTGTAATTACACTACCTGAACATTTCGACATGAATGCTAACCTAGGCTATCTGACAAGGAAAAAAAATGAATGCATGTATGAAATAGAGAACGATATAATCACAAAAGTTATAGCCATTGGGGAAATTCGGTCCCTAGTTCAGGTCAGCGCAATCAATAATAAACAAATGCTTGTTCAATTCCTAAATGATTCCAGGCCTATTGAAAAGTGGAAACGGGAAGAGATTGTAAAATATATTCATGTATGGTTTGATCTCGATAACGATTTAGAGCCATTTTATGAAATGGCAAAAGCAGACCCATTACTTAAAATCCCTGCCCGAAAATTCTTTGGATTGCGTGTTATCGGCATTCCCGATTTATTTGAAGCTTTATGTTGGGGAGTTTTGGGGCAACAAATTAACTTAGCCTTCGCGTACTCTTTAAAGAAGCAATTTGTAGAAGGATTTGGCGATTCAATCGACTGGAATGGTAAAAAGTATTGGGTATTCCCATCGTACGAGCGAATTGCACAGTTAACACCTGCCGACCTAGCAGATATTAAAATGACGGTAAAAAAAAGTGAATATATTATTGGGGTTGCCCGATTAATGGCCAGTGGAGAATTATCGAGGGAAAAATTACTGAAAATGAACTTTAAAGATGCTGAAAGAAACTTAATTAAAATACGAGGAATCGGTCCTTGGACAGCCAATTATGTTCTAATGCGCTGCCTTAGGTTCCAGACAGCTTTTCCAATCGAAGATGTGGGTCTAATTAATTCGATAAAAATATTACGTAATATGGATCGAAAGCCAACGAAAGATGAGATCTTAGAAATATCGGTTCCATGGAAAAACTGGGAATCATACGCTACCTTTTATTTATGGCGTGTCCTTTATTGAATCACGGTAACAGGGGGTTGATTCGAGTAATTCAACACCCAGCCACCACTCAAATAATATAATGGAGATTAGATTAGTCAGTTTGCAGCATTTGTAGACAAAGGGAACACATTTCGAAACAAGAGCGACAAACCTTCATGTTTAGAGAATATGAAGATGATTTTAGATTTTATTGGTAACTTTTGACGGACCATGAGCTTGTTTTGTTAAGTATGAAAAAACCCTTCTCAAACGAGAGGGGCTTTTTCGGTAAATTGACTTTCTTAGATTGCTTTCATGCCTTCTAGGATAATTCTTGCATCTGCATTAAGATAAGCTGGTGTATCTTTTCTAATCAGTAAGTTAGGATGGTCCTTTACAATCATTTTTATTCCTCTAACGTCGAACTTATTTGCGTATGTATTAATTGCATTAATGATAGCCAAATCCTTCCTAGTCAATGGCTGTCCATCATGAGCCTGCATTTGCAAAATGAAATCCAATAACTCCCTTGCATTTTTATTTAACATATTTTTATGCTCATTTAAGATTGAAATATTTTCTTCAATATAAACCCTCGCGGTAGCAAGTTCCATTTCTTCTACGTTTTTGTTAATCTTTGCTGTAAGTGATTCTAAACTCAATCTGTCCATCTCCTTGATTGTGGCTATAGTGTATATCGGAATAAAAACGATTTACTTTAAACAAGTCAAAATTATAGCCAACAATACGGGAGAGTTATTTTAGAATTTCAGTATCTATGCCATAGAAATCTGTTAACTTTTTTAAAGTTGATCCTCGGTGATTTCCTTTGTCATTTTCTATGTTGCCTAGAGTCCTGGTTGTCATATTGAGTTCTTCGCAAACCTGCTCTTGAGACATATTCCTTTTAAGTTGTTCTAACCTTAACTGAGTACCCAGGCTTTCATTATTCATCTAGAAACCAAACCTCCCTGTTGTATATATGAGGTTATATCCTTCCATTAAAAAAATTCAACTAACTCAAACGATACTCTTTACTGGGCTATTTTTCAGTTACAAGAGAGATAGATTTCGTTTCCTTCATTTAAAAAGCCAGTTAAGTGTTTACTTAACTGACCTTTTTTGACCACACGCTTTTAAAATAGTGCACGAAACAGTGCACAGACTTATTTTATTTAATTGAACTAGATTAACTTAAATTGTTTACCACAGTCCACAAACCCTTATAAATCAAGACTTAATTGATCTTAATTTAACTTATTTAACTCAGTTTAACTAATGGATTTCCTCTGGCAGCGTTGAGGTCAGGGGTTCGATCCCCCTATTCTCCATCCTTAAAAACCCTTGCAAATGCAAGGGTTTTTTCTTTTTGTTTCCAATGAATTTTTAACAAGTCCTGCTGCTGAGATACCCTTCTTTTATGCGTGAGCAGACAGAGCATTTCTCCTCATCTCTATGAAGAGTTTTGAAAGGCTTTTTACAGACAGAGCAGGTATGTTGATAAATCTCTATGTTCATGGTCGTAGCTTTAGATACCCTTTCTTTGACTGATATTGCCTGCTCCGGACAGCTATCGACACAAAGCATACACGATGAACAGGCCTGTGAAGAAATTCTAAATCCAGCCTCATTTAATTCGAAGCATTGTTTCGGACATAGCCTCTCGCAGGTTCTGCAGAGTGTGCATGTATCACTATTAATTTCTACTTGGTTAAACTGGAAGTCTGGATAATAAGGAGCAAGCTCTAACTTTTTGTGATTAAAACGCCAGCTGGCAGGAGTTACGTCCTTTGCAAGCTTCTTGCTTCCTTTCCCCCACATCGTAAACAACTCACGACGAGATACCGTCTCCTCCTCTAAATTAATGCTTTTTATAGGAAGAAGTTCTATTTTATTTTTTTCCATATCCAAAAGCAGATTATTGGCTGCTTGTATTCTTTCTAACCACACTTCATCAAGGGGCTCTTGAGGCAGGATTGACTGAATCCCTTTTGATGAATGGATCAATAATTCAGAGACAGAAGGTTTGGAACCATTATACGCAAGTAGTTTGCCTGCTTTGACATGCCGTTTTGGAAAGACTCCTTCAATTGCATGCACCGGACAGGCAGCTATACAATCTCCGCATTCCTTACAGAGGTCAGGTTGAATGTATGGAATTCTATCCGAGATAACAATCGCTCCTGTTTCCGGACAACTATCAACACATGTTGTGCAAGTAGCTTTTTTGCTCTTACCACGGACACATCCATCGGAAATTTTATACTCAAAATCGAGACTTTCCAGCCAATTTCCAACGACTCCCATACCATTCACCTCTGCCATTCATCATCATTATTGATTAAATTCAGGATCCCAAAACATAGAATACATATCTGCTCATACCTTCTGCGACTGCGAAAACAAGCAAAGCGGCCATCACAAAAGCATAATTGACTTTTTGCTTCCCACTAAGTGACATATATCCCAGCACTCCAAGAGCAAGAATTTCTATAAACCATCGAGTTCCAATCATTCCTGAATAAGGTGCGAGTTTATCTGCAGCTGTCATACCTGAAATCAATTGCACTTCTGGACTATAAGCTGAGAACATGGCTGTTCCAATTAACTGAATTCCTATCCCAAAGATACCGGAAATAAACGCCCACTGAATCACTTGTCTGATTTGATCACCAGATAGTTTTGGCAGTAATAACGCTGCTCCTAAAACTGGACCCAACGCAAATACAGTTCCATAAAAAACGAGATACGTATTCAGGTGGTCCCAGCCGTTAACCCTGGTAACTGCATATGCGCTGCCCATTGCATAAATTGCAACTAGCCCAACAATCCCCGTGATTAGCATCAGCATTGGATTGATCTTTTTATAAATAGTAACCATCCCGGCAATGATACATAGAAGAGCAATGAAAGCACCGGTTAAAATAATCTCATTGCTCATCCATGACCGTCCCACACCTCTGATGGTATGAA belongs to Mesobacillus sp. AQ2 and includes:
- the hxlA gene encoding 3-hexulose-6-phosphate synthase, with the protein product MELQLALDLVNIPEAIELVKEVEEHIDIVEIGTPVVINEGLHAVKAVKEAFPNLKVLADLKIMDAAGYEVMKASEAGADIITILATAEDMSIQGAVEEAKKQGKKILVDMIAVKDLAARAKEVDAMGVDYICVHTGYDLQAVGKNSFEDLQTIKSVVKNAKTAIAGGIKLETLPEVIKVNPDLVIVGGGITGQADKKAAAAKMQEMIKQG
- the hxlB gene encoding 6-phospho-3-hexuloisomerase; its protein translation is MHTTQYLAKILKELIRTTDLISNEEAEKLVNGILEAKKVFIAGAGRSGFMAKSFAMRMMHMGIDAYVPGETVTPNFEEGDLIIFASGSGETKSLVSMAEKAKSLGGTVAALTIFPDSTIGKLADMTVKLPGSPKDQSEGDYKTIQPMGSLFEQTLLLFCDALILRFMEKKGLDSNKMYGRHANLE
- a CDS encoding 3-ketoacyl-ACP reductase, producing the protein MNSLNGKTALITGAGRGIGRATAIALAKEGVNLGLLGLNMSNLEKVAAELAQFDVKVSIATGDVSNLESVINAVEHIKADHEPIDILINNAGVAKFGDFLDLTPEEWEKIIQVNLMGVYNATRAVLPGMIERKTGDIINISSSAGQKGAPVTSAYSASKFAVLGLTESLMLEVRKHNIRVTAFTPSTVVTDLAIDTNLVSGNEDHVMQPEDLAELIVAGLKLNQRVFVKTAGLWSTNP
- a CDS encoding ATP-binding protein gives rise to the protein MNKEIEYIGRKFKELSGDTFKKIKTQIGEENFNNPIFTKMDFSRISEKNLFIHLGQFLINPNETHKNNLIAYVESFGLKLIKSKASLDQSINFVYLTRCSIMDLLEQELLQNRISISSFFEVLKIIEYSYQLISKTLLNIYNEELLFIKLALDESKEDLKMTLRELADLERVLNEATIFAITDREDKILHANDNFCDLYKYTREELLGKKHDVYSSNFHPPSFFHEIWETIQGGEVWKGDILNQAKDGTQYWLDTTIVPFVDSNGERYKHISIQYDITEKRKTEETLLKTEKLAMIGQLAAGFAHEIRNPLTTIRGFVQLLSANEIEPNYASTILDEIDRINLIVSEFMVFAKPHQIYFSDCNIKSIVTSVVKFIEPEAIMKNVKIKYHFPAEDVVIYGEKNQLQQVFLNIIKNSIEAMPTGGKIDIMIERTDQNISITIKDNGIGMESDQVKKLGEPFFTTKQDGNGLGLMVSYKIIQNHKGSVDVKSKSNNGTTFKITFKTQMNKEKTYSSNITENE
- a CDS encoding nucleoside transporter C-terminal domain-containing protein — protein: MVNIIYGLLSLVGLLFLAWLLSKNKKSIKWRTIIVGVALEGIFVYFMLNVPLGRWVLTNTAEGVQNVMNYSQAGIEFLFGGFFAEGTNVGFVFAIQVLSVIIFISALVSVLYYLRIIPIVVRGLGWVVGKVFGTTRVESFNTVANTMLGVAEAPLLIKPYLAKLTRSELFTVMVGGTASASGAILLSYAQMGIDIKYLLISVFSVPFVAIVMSKIMEPETEQSETAEDVKMVQAEHSNIFEAISEGAVSGVKLAANIGGLLIAFISLLALTDGILGIIGMDLATIFGYVFFPFALLVGIPVEDAFKAASIIGTKLAANELIAFQDLLKFQDQLTPQTVAILSVALCNFANLSSIGQLIVGLGSLAPSRKKLIASLSFKAIIAGTMASFITAIFVNMFI
- the adaB gene encoding methylated-DNA--[protein]-cysteine S-methyltransferase; protein product: METKIKPTLYWSLLKFQGWNFYIASTSKGLVFVGSQNNPFEELFEWAKKCFPGSPLVEDDEKLEPYILGITQYLEGKRNTFTVPFEYVGTQFQLAVWNALCDIPYGKTKSYSDIANDIKKPTAVRAVGTAIAANPVLIAVPCHRVIGKNGSLTGYRGGLEMKTLLLDLEKRASSSTE
- a CDS encoding bifunctional transcriptional activator/DNA repair enzyme AdaA, giving the protein MPDSMDNGHKESHDHRIFNDTDMITDVKWQAIINNDPAYNNEFFYAVKSTGIFCKPSCKSRVPKKENVCIFPNAEQALRANFRPCKRCKPTNEYLPDTEWVDFITEYIDKNFSEKLTLESLANICHGSPYHMHRTFKKIKGITPVEYIQQVRVNAAKKYLVQTNKAIGDIAAYVGMANAPYFITLFKKKTGQTPALFRQVNKMEGKYNGNKD